The following coding sequences lie in one Anticarsia gemmatalis isolate Benzon Research Colony breed Stoneville strain chromosome 16, ilAntGemm2 primary, whole genome shotgun sequence genomic window:
- the LOC142979534 gene encoding uncharacterized protein LOC142979534, with amino-acid sequence MKMSSDPAPLSKTAKYKKITKPLLERKRRARINRCLDELKDLMVGALEIDDDNLSKLEKADILELTVNHLTKLHSPRDPVLEAKKFQAGFGQCAAEACRFIMSVPDLDANVSQNLISHLSRLITAQPLTIQVPERPNFSPPTSPSSVISDRHHYYSDQDRSSSDAEDSVYSGEAPKQWAYNRPPARPNHKLPPTGLLTTVDKINHPTTEQNGQRNGPYFKRVPAEAKDVILQKIRQHIMDKRSNDNVDMNASSEPAPEPKYLHRDEAYRGEYAYQYSPPTAASDTLDLRKVRSPAKSNETAYSPKKSVAHCAANQLDATPQSKVEVTVNVPEQCELPMDYSNLPPKKKRKLIEYQEYKKQEAARRQLEAFHEKKERHAEGAAGPQPDEENKWRPW; translated from the exons ATGAAAATGTCGTCGGACCCAGCTCCGCTGTCGAAAACGGCGAAATATAAGAAGATCACAAAACCACTTTTGGAACGAAAGCGACGCGCGCGCATCAACCGATGTTTGGACGAACTTAAAGACCTCATGGTCGGAGCTCTCGAG ATCGATGACGACAACCTGAGCAAGTTGGAGAAGGCAGATATCCTTGAGTTAACCGTTAACCATCTCACCAAGCTACACAGTCCTAGAGACCCGGTTTTAGAAGCGAAGAAGTTTCAAGCGGGTTTCGGACAATGTGCCGCCGAAGCTTGCCGCTTTATCATGTCTGTACCTGACTTAGACGCCAACGTCAGCCAGAACTTGATCAGTCACCTGTCGAGACTCATCACAGCCCAACCTCTTACCATCCAAGTACCAGAGAGACCTAACTTCTCTCCGCCCACCTCACCATCGTCCGTCATCTCCGACAGACACCATTACTACAGCGATCAGGACAGATCGTCATCGGACGCCGAAGATTCAGTGTACTCCGGCGAGGCACCGAAACAATGGGCATACAATAGACCTCCAGCGAGGCCCAATCATAAACTACCTCCTACCGGGCTCCTGACGACGGTCGACAAGATAAACCATCCCACGACAGAACAAAACGGACAGAGAAACGGGCCGTATTTCAAAAGAGTTCCGGCCGAGGCAAAAGATGTTATACTGCAAAAAATTCGACAACACATAATGGATAAGCGTAGCAACGACAACGTTGACATGAATGCGAGCTCGGAGCCAGCGCCCGaaccaaaatatttacacaGAGACGAGGCATACAGGGGCGAGTACGCGTACCAGTACTCGCCGCCGACCGCCGCCAGCGACACTCTTGATCTCAGGAAGGTTAGATCACCGGCCAAGTCTAACGAAACAGCGTACTCGCCGAAAAAATCCGTCGCACACTGCGCAGCTAATCAATTAGACGCGACTCCCCAGAGCAAAGTTGAAGTGACGGTTAATGTTCCGGAACAATGCGAATTGCCGATGGATTACAGCAACCTACCGCCTAAAAAGAAAAGGAAATTAATCGAGTACCAAGAATATAAAAAGCAGGAGGCGGCTCGTCGCCAACTCGAGGCTTTTCATGAAAAAAAGGAACGTCACGCCGAGGGCGCGGCGGGGCCTCAACCCGACGAAGAAAATAAGTGGCGGCCGTGGTGA